A stretch of Terriglobales bacterium DNA encodes these proteins:
- a CDS encoding prolyl oligopeptidase family serine peptidase — translation MRTRSTLVLLFLLLFASLAAFAADTPAVAAHAPFKYQRPPDPIPAMVEASPTPELVVSPTRDTVILVDWLRNPPISDLAAPMLRLAGLRINPATNGAHRIQHNIGLRIVTIAGGKEQKVALPSNALVSVPRYSPDGKKFSFTNTTANGIELWVGDVGSATAHKVPGVTVSAIFASGFGGRDPVEWMPGSKSLLVTTVPAGRGAAPKAADVPDGPNVQESYGKPAPVATYEDLLKNPHDVALFDYYATAQLAMVDVASGRATPVGKPAVFGTISPSPDGKHILVARIHHPYSYLVTVGEFPRTVEVWDRTGKLEHTVAEVPSEEGVPIEGVVTGPRSWAWRSNAPATLVWAEALDGGDPRKKADFRDRLMMQAAPFTTPAVELAKLEKRFVPRAAGVGGVGARSTGGYLWGNNGLLLVSDYDRDKRWLRTLMLNADKPGEAPQVLFARNIRERYKDAGAPVTRMLPSGHLVLWQQGSSIFLRGDGASRNGDFPFLDRYDLEAKKAERLFQAADQTFEEVTSLLSDDGTRFLTRFETPGDPPNYYVRTAGSSERKALTHFPDPAPQFKGVTKKFVTYKRADGVDLNFTLYLPAGYKQGERLPTIVWAYPLEFSDADTAGQLSGSQYRFTIPTGYSHLFLLTQGYAILDNTAMPVIGDARTMNDTYVDQVVADAKAAIDKAVEIGVTDRNRVGVGGHSYGAFMTANLLAHSDLFRAGVARSGAYNRTLTPFGFQSERRTFWEAPEMYMNISPFRYADKIKSPILLIHGEADDNSGTFPIQSERLYQAIKGNGGNVRYVTLPYEAHGYTARESVEHTLWEMVNWFNKYVKNAPAAAETATAAAK, via the coding sequence ATGCGCACCCGTTCAACACTCGTCCTGCTCTTTCTGTTGCTGTTCGCGTCCCTAGCCGCCTTCGCTGCCGACACGCCCGCAGTGGCGGCGCACGCGCCGTTCAAGTATCAGCGGCCGCCCGACCCGATTCCGGCCATGGTGGAAGCGTCGCCCACGCCGGAACTGGTGGTGAGCCCTACGCGCGACACCGTGATCCTGGTGGACTGGCTCCGCAATCCGCCCATCAGTGACCTGGCGGCGCCCATGCTGCGGCTCGCCGGGCTGCGCATCAATCCCGCGACGAACGGCGCACACCGCATCCAGCACAACATCGGCCTGCGCATCGTGACGATTGCCGGCGGCAAGGAGCAGAAGGTCGCTCTACCGTCGAATGCGCTGGTCAGCGTGCCAAGGTACTCGCCTGACGGGAAGAAGTTTTCCTTCACCAACACCACCGCGAACGGCATCGAGCTCTGGGTCGGCGATGTCGGCAGCGCGACCGCGCACAAAGTGCCGGGCGTGACGGTGAGCGCCATCTTCGCGAGCGGCTTTGGCGGACGCGATCCGGTGGAGTGGATGCCGGGCAGCAAGTCGCTGCTGGTGACGACCGTGCCGGCCGGCCGCGGGGCGGCGCCGAAGGCCGCCGACGTTCCCGATGGCCCGAACGTACAGGAAAGCTACGGCAAGCCTGCGCCGGTGGCCACCTACGAAGACCTGCTGAAAAATCCGCACGATGTGGCGCTGTTCGACTACTACGCCACCGCGCAGCTGGCGATGGTGGACGTGGCCAGCGGCCGCGCCACGCCGGTAGGTAAGCCGGCGGTGTTCGGCACAATTTCGCCGTCGCCCGACGGAAAGCACATTCTCGTGGCGAGGATCCACCATCCCTACTCGTACCTGGTGACGGTCGGCGAGTTCCCGCGCACGGTCGAAGTCTGGGACAGGACGGGCAAGCTCGAGCACACCGTGGCCGAAGTGCCGTCGGAAGAGGGCGTGCCCATCGAGGGCGTCGTTACCGGGCCGAGGAGCTGGGCGTGGCGTTCGAATGCTCCGGCCACGCTGGTCTGGGCAGAAGCGCTTGACGGCGGCGATCCGCGCAAGAAGGCTGACTTCCGCGATCGCCTGATGATGCAGGCGGCCCCGTTCACCACACCGGCCGTCGAACTGGCGAAGCTGGAGAAGCGCTTTGTTCCGCGCGCGGCCGGGGTGGGCGGCGTTGGGGCGCGCTCCACCGGTGGATACCTCTGGGGCAACAACGGACTGCTGCTGGTGAGCGATTACGACCGCGACAAGCGCTGGCTGCGCACGCTCATGCTCAACGCCGACAAGCCCGGCGAAGCGCCACAGGTGCTTTTCGCCCGCAATATTCGCGAGCGCTACAAAGACGCGGGAGCGCCGGTCACGCGCATGCTGCCGAGCGGGCACCTGGTCCTGTGGCAGCAGGGAAGCAGCATTTTCCTGCGCGGCGATGGCGCCTCGCGCAACGGCGACTTCCCGTTCCTCGACCGCTACGACCTGGAGGCGAAAAAGGCCGAACGTCTTTTCCAGGCCGCTGACCAGACCTTTGAAGAAGTGACCTCGCTGCTCTCCGACGATGGCACTCGCTTCCTCACGCGCTTTGAGACACCCGGCGATCCGCCGAACTACTACGTCCGTACGGCGGGCTCCAGCGAGCGCAAGGCGCTGACCCATTTCCCCGACCCGGCGCCGCAGTTCAAGGGCGTCACCAAAAAGTTCGTCACTTACAAGCGGGCCGACGGCGTGGACCTGAACTTCACCCTCTACCTGCCGGCGGGCTACAAGCAGGGCGAGCGGCTGCCCACGATTGTGTGGGCGTATCCGCTGGAATTCAGCGATGCCGATACGGCCGGGCAGCTCTCGGGCTCGCAGTATCGCTTCACCATCCCGACCGGCTATTCGCACCTGTTCCTGCTCACGCAGGGCTACGCCATCCTGGACAACACGGCCATGCCGGTAATCGGCGACGCGCGCACGATGAACGACACCTACGTCGATCAGGTTGTGGCTGACGCGAAAGCTGCGATCGACAAAGCGGTCGAGATCGGCGTGACCGACCGCAACCGCGTGGGAGTGGGCGGGCACAGCTATGGCGCGTTCATGACCGCCAACCTGCTGGCGCACTCCGACCTGTTCCGCGCGGGCGTGGCGCGCAGCGGCGCCTACAACCGCACGCTGACCCCGTTCGGCTTCCAGAGCGAGCGGCGCACCTTCTGGGAGGCGCCGGAGATGTACATGAACATTTCTCCGTTCCGCTACGCCGACAAGATCAAGTCGCCCATCCTGCTCATCCACGGCGAGGCGGACGACAATTCGGGGACGTTCCCCATCCAGAGTGAGCGCCTCTACCAGGCCATCAAGGGCAACGGCGGCAACGTGCGCTACGTCACCCTGCCCTATGAGGCGCACGGCTACACCGCGCGCGAGTCGGTGGAGCACACGCTGTGGGAGATGGTGAACTGGTTCAATAAGTACGTGAAGAACGCCCCGGCGGCGGCGGAAACAGCGACGGCGGCGGCGAAGTAG
- a CDS encoding S41 family peptidase — MATSSRRSFYSVFIVILVFGCLGALFGQRIGAGAASGDTDIRDSLRNFSQVYDLVEKNYAEPVNADKAIYNGAIPGMLRVLDPHSNFFDPKSYALLREDQRGKYYGVGMQVGPRNNKVIVVAPFVGTPAYRAGLRPGDVIVAVDGKSTENMNTGEVADLLKGPKGTTVHITILREGVDKPMEFTLTRDEIPRYSVDVHFLIRPGVGYIHITNFNETTGHEVAEALDQFGDLKGLVLDLRGNPGGLLSEAVDVSDKFLPKGAVIVSHHGRASAEKVYRASRGNGGKAYPVVVLVNRNTASAAEIVAGAIQDHDRGLIVGEATFGKGLVQTVYPLSENTGLALTTAKYYTPSGRLIQREYSGVSLYDYYNHLENEDNNPNKELKTTDSGRQVYGGGGITPDIKSPAIKNNHFQDVLLQHFAFFNFAKRYLIGKHVDRNFEVNDAVLHDFRTFLADEKVPFTDAELQDVNDWVKASIKSEIFIAEFGQAEGLKVRAETDPQVLKALDLLPKAKELADNARRIIAQRTATMRAGSQ; from the coding sequence ATGGCCACCAGTTCTCGCCGCTCCTTCTACTCTGTTTTCATCGTCATCCTGGTGTTTGGCTGCCTGGGCGCCCTCTTTGGACAGCGCATCGGCGCCGGCGCCGCCTCGGGTGACACTGATATCCGCGACAGCCTGCGTAACTTCTCCCAGGTCTACGACCTCGTGGAGAAGAACTACGCTGAGCCGGTGAATGCCGATAAGGCCATCTACAACGGCGCCATCCCGGGCATGCTGCGCGTGCTCGACCCGCACTCCAACTTCTTCGACCCCAAGAGCTACGCCCTGCTGCGCGAAGACCAGCGCGGCAAGTACTACGGCGTGGGCATGCAGGTGGGTCCGCGCAATAACAAGGTCATCGTGGTCGCGCCGTTCGTGGGCACGCCCGCCTATCGCGCCGGCCTGCGCCCGGGCGATGTGATCGTCGCCGTTGACGGCAAGAGCACCGAGAACATGAACACCGGCGAAGTCGCCGACCTGCTCAAGGGGCCCAAGGGCACCACCGTTCACATCACCATCCTGCGCGAAGGCGTGGACAAGCCCATGGAGTTCACCCTCACGCGCGACGAAATTCCGCGCTACAGCGTCGACGTCCACTTCCTCATCCGGCCGGGCGTCGGCTACATCCACATCACCAACTTCAATGAGACCACCGGCCACGAGGTCGCCGAGGCGCTCGATCAGTTCGGCGATCTGAAGGGCCTGGTGCTCGACCTGCGCGGCAACCCCGGCGGGCTGCTCAGCGAAGCGGTGGACGTGAGCGACAAGTTCCTGCCCAAGGGCGCGGTCATCGTTTCGCACCACGGGCGCGCTTCGGCGGAAAAGGTCTATCGCGCCAGCCGCGGCAATGGCGGCAAGGCGTATCCGGTGGTGGTGCTGGTGAACCGCAACACTGCCTCAGCGGCTGAGATCGTGGCCGGCGCCATCCAGGACCACGACCGCGGCCTCATCGTCGGTGAAGCCACGTTCGGTAAGGGCCTGGTGCAGACCGTGTATCCCCTGTCGGAAAACACCGGCCTGGCGCTGACCACGGCCAAGTACTACACGCCCAGCGGCCGCCTGATTCAGCGCGAGTACTCCGGCGTCTCGCTCTACGACTACTACAACCACCTCGAGAACGAAGACAACAACCCGAACAAAGAGCTGAAGACCACCGACAGTGGACGCCAGGTGTATGGCGGCGGCGGCATCACGCCCGACATCAAGAGCCCCGCCATCAAGAACAACCACTTCCAGGACGTGCTGCTCCAGCACTTCGCGTTCTTTAACTTCGCCAAGCGCTATCTGATCGGCAAGCACGTGGACCGCAACTTCGAGGTCAACGACGCGGTGCTGCACGACTTCCGCACCTTCCTCGCCGACGAGAAGGTCCCCTTCACCGACGCCGAACTGCAAGACGTCAACGACTGGGTGAAGGCCAGCATCAAGAGCGAAATCTTCATCGCGGAGTTCGGGCAAGCCGAGGGCCTCAAGGTCCGCGCCGAAACGGACCCGCAAGTGCTCAAGGCGCTCGACCTGCTTCCCAAGGCGAAGGAACTGGCCGACAACGCGCGGCGCATCATTGCGCAGCGCACCGCCACCATGCGCGCCGGCAGCCAGTAA